A single region of the Elgaria multicarinata webbii isolate HBS135686 ecotype San Diego chromosome 14, rElgMul1.1.pri, whole genome shotgun sequence genome encodes:
- the LOC134408906 gene encoding thyrotropin-releasing hormone receptor-like, which produces MENSSSKLDNPTNISLATSDVMLGLLEYKTISVFLVLGICGVGIVGNVMVVLVVLTTRDMRTPTNCYLVSLAVADLMVLVAAGLPNISDSLAGTWIYGFAGCLGITYFQYLGINASSCSITAFTVERYIAICHPMKAQTMCTVSRAKRIIAFVWILTSVYCMLWFFLVDIAVNQSQQVECGYKVSRNLYLPIYLLDFALFFVTPLFLATVLYGLIGRVLFRSPALHQPTAPAERWRDQSSKARNGTEAERRRVGSSRNRGPVSSRKQVTKMLAVVVVLFALLWMPYRTLVLVNSFMEHPYLDRWFILFCRVCIYANSAINPVIYNLMSMKFRLAFKKLCRCQEEEEERRRSFYSASGSYSVRKEPGIHPQGNIMVTEQQPPTGREAKNLDASEEVSALGKSEKEKELYFSVL; this is translated from the exons ATGGAGAACAGCAGCTCAAAGTTGGACAACCCCACCAACATATCCCTGGCCACCAGCGATGTCATGCTTGGTCTGCTGGAATACAAGACCATCTCCGTCTTCCTGGTGCTCGGCATTTGTGGGGTTGGCATCGTTGGCAACGTCATGGTAGTTTTGGTGGTCCTTACCACTCGTGACATGAGGACCCCCACCAACTGCTACCTGGTGAGCCTGGCGGTGGCCGATTTGATGGTTCTGGTGGCTGCTGGTCTGCCCAACATCTCTGATAGCCTGGCAGGGACGTGGATCTACGGGTTTGCTGGCTGTCTTGGCATCACCTATTTCCAGTACTTGGGCATCAATGCATCATCCTGCTCCATCACTGCCTTCACTGTGGAAAG GTACATTGCGATCTGCCACCCCATGAAAGCCCAGACCATGTGCACCGTGTCGCGAGCCAAGCGCATCATTGCCTTCGTCTGGATCCTCACCTCGGTGTACTGCATGCTCTGGTTCTTCCTGGTGGACATTGCCGTCAACCAAAGCCAGCAGGTGGAGTGCGGCTACAAGGTCTCCCGCAACCTTTACCTGCCGATTTACCTGCTCGACTTTGCCCTCTTCTTCGTCACCCCCTTGTTCCTCGCCACCGTGCTCTACGGCCTCATTGGGAGGGTCCTCTTCCGCAGTCCTGCCCTGCACCAGCCCACCGCCCCGGCTGAACGCTGGCGAGACCAAAGCAGCAAGGCGAGGAATGGGACAGAGGCCGAACGGAGGAGGGTGGGCAGCTCAAGAAACAGAGGACCCGTctcttccaggaagcag GTCACCAAGATGTTGGCCGTGGTGGTGGTCCTGTTCGCGCTGCTCTGGATGCCCTACCGGACTCTGGTGTTGGTGAACTCCTTCATGGAGCACCCCTACCTGGACCGCTGGTTCATCCTCTTCTGCCGGGTCTGCATCTACGCCAACAGCGCCATCAACCCCGTCATCTACAACCTCATGTCCATGAAGTTCCGCCTCGCCTTCAAGAAGCTGTGCAggtgccaggaggaggaggaagagcggaGGAGGAGCTTTTATTCAGCCTCAGGCAGCTACAGCGTGAGGAAGGAACCCGGCATCCACCCCCAGGGCAACATCATGGTTACGGAGCAGCAACCGCCTACAGGAAGGGAGGCGAAGAACCTGGATGCTTCGGAGGAAGTGTCGGCACTTGGCAAGAGCGAGAAAGAGAAGGAGCTGTACTTTAGTGTGCTCTGA